Genomic window (Dasypus novemcinctus isolate mDasNov1 chromosome 10, mDasNov1.1.hap2, whole genome shotgun sequence):
TAGAGAGGTATAAAGAAATGCCATTTGAAATGGACACAGACCTATCTCCCTCTCTGGAAAGCAAAGCATGGGGACGAGAAAAGCAGGATTCTGGATGAACTGAGACGGGGAGGGGAGTGAGATTTAAGAAGCCAGGACCCCTCCACCCCTCCAAACACAGTTATACATACCAATAGATGCTACAAAATTCTCTTCCTTTAAGCTCCTGGTGTCTAGTTCCTTAGGACCCTTTCCTGCAGTACTTGGTGCCCAAGGTCCCAGCTGGGGAACTCTCAGCTGTGCCATAGTCTTTGGGTCTCCCCTGGCAGTCAGGCCAGGATCCTTGCCAACTGGTGTACTGACACTCTCTGTTGGACTTCTTTTCCGCTTGTCTGGTTCTGGGAAAAGATCAATATAAAAAGTAGTCAAATGAGGTTAGTAGGTGGGAAGCAAGGTATGGAGAAGCAAGGATACAGGAGGGTGTGGAATGGAAGAAGTGCAAGGAAAGCCGGCCTCTTATTTGTATGATGGAGAAATATCTGCTATATATAAACACGCACTAGAAAATAAAATCCCAAAGCCTGATGGGAAGCAGCTTGTTGGGAAATCAGTCATAGGGATAAGTAAGCTCCCTTTGGGAGACACGAGGCCCACCTGGCACAATCCCTACCTTTACTGTAGTAGTGGGTCTGAGCGATCTCCAGAAGCCCAAAGATGCTGGCCATGCCGCCCAGACCTGCATGGGCATAGGACTGCTCCAGACTGAGGACTGTACACTTGAGCAGGTCTAACATCCCCTTGTACACCTTTCGGCTGATCTCCTGCAACAATAACCCAGGGGCTAGAGTCGGCAAAATTGCCTTTGGTGCCCATGTCCCACCTGCCAGTTGATTCCAACTCCCAACTCCACACACTGACCACATCTGGGATGATGTCCTGCCGGGAATCCTCCTCTGACTGTACTGTGCGGTTCAGCTTGCTCAGGACAAAGACCCGCAGCTGCTCACTCTCCAGCAGCCGCCGTACCTTCTTCATGTTGAGCCAGCCAACACCCTGGCCATCCAGCACACTGTGCACCACCTCCTTCAGGAACTGCTGGTTCTCACTAGGAGGGTCACATACCACCTCTGTGGTCATCAGCTCCTTTGCAGAGCATTCCCCCTGTCACCACACTAGATATTGCCTCCAGGGCCAAAACACAAAGTCAAGTCTCTAAATGGCCAATTCTAGCACATACCCCACCTCTCCAGATAACCTGGGGTGCCTGAGTACCCACCACAGCTGTTTCACTGTCAACACTGTAAGCTATTATGCTTGCCTGGGATTGAATCAGAATGGGAAGTGCTGGCAGGAAATTCATTTCATCTCTACCCTACTGAGAGCTTTTCTCCCACTCTCGAGTATCCCTAAAGTTTTGTCTAGGAACCACTACCTCTACCCAAGAACTTTGAAATGTGTTCTGCCATTTTTATTACCTAGAATTGCTGGATCGGCCCTGGGGTGATGGaggctctcttttcactgtcGGGCTGTGCTTAATGACAGATGACTTCTGATCCACTAAGGCCCTCCTGTTCCCTATAAGCCgggaagacaggaaagagagataTCACTATCGTAGCTTGGACGCTGGCGTGAGCACAGCCCTGGGCGGCCACGttccacacccactcccctgccGGGCTGGGTGAAGGTGGCACCAGGGCATCACACACAGGTAAAAACCAGCCATGGCAATGTggaggaggtggggatggagacTCAGGCCACTCCACATGCACCAGCAGCAGGCCCCATGGGCAAGCATGGGTGTCACGGGGGACGGGGCAAGGCAGGTCACTCATATGATGCCGCTTGCTCCATGAGGAGGATGGCCCTCAGGCAGGCACGGAAGATGCTAGGAAAAGAGAGGTCATGCACAGCTCACAGGCGAGACCCACCTTCGCCACTCCCGGGGCCGGCGTCAGTAACAATCTCCATTAGAGTATTTAGCCCAAATACTGGGACACAAAATACACAATTAGTAGGTGCACCACAATACCCCAATCCCTGTACCCCTCAATGGAGTTGTAAGTTAGATCATCTGAGCGTAATCACAAAGCTTGAAGAGTGCGTATAACCTGGGTTCTTGGGCACCTCGGAGCTGGAAGCCTGATCCAGGTGATCAGGAATCAAACAAGGCTCTAGGAAAGGCCACCCCTTAAGACCATGGCCTCACAAAACCTGTACGGACAGGGCAAATGACACGAGGAGCCTTTGCGTACTACACAGGCACATGCATGAAGGAGGGACCACTAGGTTTTCATTAAACATCCAGCATGGGGGTCCAGAGGGCTTGCAGGTATGCACAGGGAAGGGCCCTATCTGGCAGGCCCCAtcgtggagtggggtggggttgtGGGGGTACGAGATGGGAGGTGGATGGGAGGTATAAGCGCATCAAATGAGGTGAAGCTTTGGCATGCAATGAAAGAGTTATCAATTGCTCTCCTCTTCAAATGCATCAAAGGGAAAGCCAGGGGCACTAACACCTTTCCTTCCCTAACCCACCAGTCCTGTGTGGGCTCACTGGAGCAGGGCTACTTAAGTTCCTACATCACTAATGAGGAAGTCCTTTTgctcattgattttatttttccatccccAAGAAGGAACATTCCTTCAACTCCTGGCATTTTTATTCACTGGGGATGAGGGGTTACTTAAAGAAAACGTGGTGTTGCTTCTCACTGTACTTCCTACCATAATGAAATATCAGCATAAGATccagaaaaagtaaacaaaagtcAGATTAAATTCAGAAGAGTCCCTCAAACTGCGAGTGATTGCAAAGGAAATTCATGTAAAATCTTAACTGTCTTAGAAGTCAACCAACACTCCCTGGCTGGCCATAGGCCCTAGGTTGGCATGTGGCCAAAGTAAGAGGTTTCGTGACTCTGAGGACACTGCCAGACTCTCCACCACCATCCCCTGGTAGGCCAGCTCCTCAGGATGGGGTTCATTCTGAAGTTCAGGCAGTAGGGACCAGGCAGATGACTAGTGGTACCTGGTGATCCCTGTTAATCACGTACCTCTGACAAAAGTTCCCCCAGAAGCAGCACTCATCCCACAGATGTCAGTGTCCTAGATGACATAACAGGGCCTTTTTTAGCTACAAAGGTAGTTCCCATCTGAcaaacatcagaaaccatgatgTGCAGTGAAAGCCATGAGAAGCCATAAAGGGAAACAGCCAGGTCAGATGAGTCATCATACACGGGGCTCCTGACAAGCACCATTGGCTAAAATAACTCCCAGAGAATCCTGGTTTGGCAAAAGGGGAGCTGCAGTTACCTTTCAGACTAGGGAAGGGCGTGGTCTTCTCTCGGGCACCTTTGGTGGGCAGCGTGAGGTTGGAAAGACTGAAGCTTGTACTATGGTTCCGATATAGGCTGCCTATCAATGGGAAGGCGTGAGAGCCATGAGTTAGGGGGATAAAACGATCAGGGCATTGCACTTCAATGACTttatcatcttcacctccctcctCTGCAAACGTAATCTCAGTGCCTCTTTCATGGAAAGGATCAAGTCTAACTTAAGGAGCCACTGCCAGGATTGCTCACAACCCAGTAACAATTCTAATTACCACCCATAATAATGGCCGAGTCCCTCATGCCCTGCTTATATAGCCTGAAAGCCAGGAGTCACTGTGCCTCAGAGCTGAAGTTGGTGTGGTCTCTGGCTTCTGAAAACACTAGCAATCCCAATTATCCCCTGGGTTGGCTCTCTGTAATCCCTAGTCTGTTGACATCTGTACCAATACCATCCCTCAAAACTGGAAATATTCTCTTATGTAAAAAAGTCAATCTCATATAGATTTCAAAGCATGTTATGAAAAAGCCCCTCATCATGTAGAAAAGATTTTCGATAAACACCCAAACCAAATGTGACCAAAATATTTCCACAAAATTTATGTACAAACGTATGATTTTGAATACAATGCATATTTTTCAGTTGACCATTCAGCTGCCTTACCAGAAACAGACTGAAGCCTCCAGCTGTAAAGGTAATGACGAGCTGTCCTTGTCCTTTATTGACCTCACCTGTAAGTACCTTATTTGTATCATCCAAATGATCTGAATCAGGGCTTGGTAATGCCAACTCAGCCCTAATTCTAAAGTCctaagcaccatttgctgaagccAGGCCCTACTGCTGAGAAAATGGACCAGAAGAATGAGTGAGCTTAAGGCACTTACTGGCGAAAGACATGATGCCCCCGAAGCCCTCGGTGCTGTTGTTGGAGACGGTGGAGGTGGGAGAACTTGCTCTTGAGTCTGACTCTGCATCTGAGTCACTTGCCAGTTTCAAGCTGTTGGGCCGCAGCAGCTTTTGAGCCCTTGGAATGCACAGTGGCACCTATGAGCCCCAGGCTGGGGTACCTAATCCTGGGAGTGTGGGCCTTAAGCTACACTGCAGTCACCTCTCCCTTCCCTAGATCAGAGTACCACCCTCTGGGGATGGCAGGACCACGAGAGCATTCAGACTTCTCAGGCTCTCTGATTAACCCTCACCCAGGGTCCACTTTAGTGAGGTCCTTCAGTCTACCACCTAGAAGGGATCCCCAGGCTCTCACCGATTGCCATTGACATGTTGGCTGAATCGGGGAGTGTAACTTTCCCCCTGCTCCTCATCATCTTCCTCAGGGGGAAAGCCATATTGGGGCTCGAAGTATGGATTGTCATAGGTTGGCCGGCGCACTGACCCCTCTCCAATTTCTGTCTGATGCTTGTCCACGTTCGACTTGCCAATGCTGGGAGGCACGGTAGGGAGGGGCTTGGAGACACCTACTGCTGTCTTATCATCCATCTCTGCCGAGTCAGCAGGTTCCTAAGGGCCATATTAAATAAAAAGTAGTCACCTGGTGTCCAGCGATGCCTTCCTATGTTCTCAGTTTGGCTGGGCCAGGCCCAGCCTGTCAGATTCTCAGCCCaaggaatgcatgggaaaaaaaatctctgtgACACCCCTGTTCTCTGTCATCATAAACTCTATAAGGGGGATCTTAGCTACACCCTGAACAAAGCCCAGTAACCTCCTACTGGAATCAAAACTGTTTCCGATAGGCTCTAAGCTATAGGATCTAAGGGAAAAGATAGGAAGGCTGTGAGAAAAAAGGCAAATTAATGGTTACAACGTGGCTTTCCTAATGGAGATGAGGCCCACATCCCAAGCAGCTCTCACTTGTCCACCCCTCCAAAGTCTCACGTACAGAGTTGGCTCCGTGGATGACAGTGCTGGGGCTACTGCTGGCGGTGGTGCTGGAGCTAGAGCGCAGTGGGGGGTTTTCCTGGGTGTTCTCGCCATCTGGACCAGGCTCTTCTGCTTCCTTCTGGTTCTGCAGCTCATCAATCTCTACCTCACTGGCATCCCCCAGTGCCGCATGTGTCAGAGGATCCATATCTGTCAAAGCCCAAGGATGGCAGGTATATATACCACCCCAGAACCCCTGAGCTGGCCAATTCCACAACCCCCTCCAGGACACTTACTAGGAGTATCACCATTGATATCGCATTTCATCATCTCGCTGACAAAGTCACCAAGGGATGAGTAGGAAGAACTTGAGTCATCGTAATCCATACTATCACTACCACTGCAGAATGAAGaacagaaaaaacagaaagaaggggCAAAGAAAAGAATCATCAGACTGctttaagggaaagaaaaaggtgAGCACCCCTATCTCAAGaccaaggaacaaaataaaataaggaagccAAGAAAAAACTATCAGCCAAAATATAACCCAAGGCTTCAAAGACTGATCAAAACCTTCCGAGATTTTGCCCCATTGTGCTAAAGAAGCGCTGGTGAGAGCTTCCTGGCCTTAAAGAAGTGTTCTGCTGTCATAAGAGACTGCTCACCTGTCATCAGTTGGGTCAGAGTCAGAGGCACGTTCTGGTGGCATACTCAGCGCGTCAGCCATCTGAGAATTGCTATCATAGACTCGGTAATGGATGGGCTGCAGCTGATGAGCATACCACTTTGGCTTGTCACCAATCAGGGCTGGATCGAACATATCTACCCaaggagggtggggtgggaagaaCAGCATTAGCAGCACGGGGAAAAAAGGCAAGCAGGAAAAGTCTAAAGCAAACAGGAACAGAAGGGGCAGCTCAAAGATGAGAAAGGGAAAAGGCAAAAGGAAGAGCAATCAGGACAAAGGCAGAAGGTGGGCCAAGCAGAGGGCAGGGGGACTCACTGTTGTGAATTCGCTGGAAGGCATAGTTGGTGGGATTAAGGATCCATTCTCCAAAGTACTCCACAGCCTGAGTCCTGGCCAATTTCTCAGCAAAAGCAGTCTGCCGGGGACGTGAGGCTAGAAAGGAGCCAGCTTGAAAAGCTACCACAGGTCGAGGGAAGAGACGCAGGGTACGTGTGTGCATCTGAAAGCCCTGTAGCACGTTGGGGGAGTTGAAGAAACGTACCATGGCCACTCTGGGGAAGAAGGGGGTGGTGAGATCATCTGAGTCCCAAACACTGCTGGGTAAGAAGGCCCAAGATCCAAAATCACCCCCCAAAGCCATCGGTTAACAGGATTCCAAAATCAAAGCAAGAGATACCTTCAAGAATTCTCCATCTCTCCACCCAAGGTTTAAAAGGCCTAAGAGTGTAATGAACTCTTTCCTCTTTGCTTTAAGAGAGATGGCAAATACAAGTCAAATATCATACCCactttataaataaagaaattctGGCTTAGGGAAGTAGTCTGCTCCAAGATcactgagagagaaagagaccaaCTTAAGAATGTGTGATTGCAGAGTCTGCTTGGTCTTACCTGGTAGCAACATCCACAGAATCTACATCATTGCCATAGATGAGTGGATTGAATTCAGTGGAAGGAGTGGACTGCAGGTCATTAGAAGGCCTTCCCAAGAGAAGTGGGATATCCTGGCCCTCATGAAATTTCTCTAGATTGAGGATGGGCTGGGTGTTGAGACTCATGCTGGCTAGGGCCTATGGAATAAGAAGAAATCCTCATACAAGGCAGATTTCTGGGAGACAAGCCAATAGCATCTCCTAGGAAAGAGGCTTCTTAAAGTTTCCATATCACACTCTCCGCTGAAAAATTTCTGCAACAAAGAACTGTGCTAATATGCAGATCAAGGCCAACCCTTCAAGCCTTAATCTTTGAAATAagaatccaagtttttagtttcTGAAAAATAATCTAATTGTGTAAATTTTCAGCTCAAGCCAACGTAGCTCAAAGCAACCTGACCAGATCTGAAGTCTAGGGCAATGGTTTTCAAACCTTAATCATGAAATCTTGTTATTCAATTGAAATCTCATGTGGTGATATAAACAGCTGAAACATGTAAAAGCAGAGCTTCTCCGAAGGGCACAAGGACATAGGCTGAAGGACATAGGAACCAGAGCCTCAGGGCATAGTGCTCCCAACCTAAACCAGCCcctaagaggcttcaaagtgcAGTCTGAAAGTTACTGGTCTAGACTAGCAGAGCCCAAACTTAATGAGCATAGGAATGACTTAAGGATGTTAAAATTCAGATTCTAATTCAATAAATCTGGGGtgattgtacattttttaaaatcaattttattgatacctattcataaaaattacaatccatccaaagtgtactaattctgcatttttaacaagcccAGGTGATGCCAATGCTGCTGGTCTATTCACCACACTTTAAGTAGCAAGGATCAGAATACAGGGTCAATGAGCCCAGGGATCTTAGCTCCTATAAACATGTGAAGTATAATCCCATATATCAGCCCTTTCATACTAAGGCAATCATCAAGCATGAAACACCAGCAAGGAAAGACAGAGAGATTTCTGAATTTGTAATTCTCACCAGATTCTGTGGTAAAAGATATCATATTATATCCGCAGCAATGAAACAAGTGATACAAAAGGACCCATTTAAATCCAAATAGGTATCACCTAGAGCAGGGGTTTTatcaaggggtccatgagcttgaatagaaattaaaaaaacaacaacattattcttgtgggatgtgttggtgcaggcatgatatatttattaaataacacacagtataatgtggacttagtaaggggtccatggttttcatctgactggcaaaagggtccatggaacaaaaaaggttaagaacccctgaccaagggaagcagacttggctaaCTGCtggaacatccgcctaccacgtgggaggtccagggttcaaacccagggtctcctgacccgtgtggtgagctggttcatGCGCAGTGcggatgcacacaaggagtgccctgccacagaggagtgtcccccgcgtaggggagccccacgcacaaggagtgtgccccgtaaggacagccaccccccGTGAAAGTGCACCCTAtgtgctgacgcagcaagatgacacaacaaaaggagacacagattcccagtgctgctgacagccATGCacgtggacacagaacacacagcaaatggacacggagagcagacaactggcgaggtggggaggggagagatataaataaaaataaataaataaatcttcaaaaaaaaaaaaaaagcctgaccAAGAGGTACTACTAAATACCTCAGACAACACACAGGGAGATTCCTGAAGATCTTTCAGAACAGAGCAAGGATTCCTAAAATTAAATACAGTGCTATCTACTGGTGGTCCTACATAACACATAGAGCAGGACAAGGAAGTGGAGCCTTGTCATGTTTTACCTTCAGGTACTGTACTCAGCAtgcagaagaggaagaaaaaaatccatcaatGTAAGTGGACTTAAGGGACAACTCAAAAAAAGGAACTTTTGAAGGAAGGATTCTATAGGGACCTAGGGATagattcaaaaagaaaatataaaaaagtcaGATTGCCCAAACTACTACCATCTTACAAGACTGAGAGCGCTCCAAGGCCAAAAAGAATGGCAGGTATGGCAAGAAATGGGAATTGATGAGTTGTTTTATATTGCATTGTAATATAATTAGAGGGTAGGAGGGTATTAAATGAATTAGAAGGAATCTAAAAGGCACTTTTTGAGATAATATTCACCCTGCCACCCAGAAATGGGATACAACTCTCCTTAGGCTTCCTACTGCCCACTCAAGGCATAAAATCTGCACCACCTGAAGTTTGAAAGGAAGCTGGCTCTTAGAATAACTGTCTTTCTACCGCAATCCTGTATCATCTAttgcttccctttattttcttcattctttactTGCCTGCTTTAAATGTTTTTTCAGCTCTAATGATTCTGGTTCTGGCAGGATAGGTAGCACTTCTGCATTGGTTGGGGCAATCACCTGCACAAGAGGAAAGATAATAGGCATGTTCTTAGAATTGCTCAGGAGTTTCTCTTACATAACGGTAAATAGAAGAGGAAGTCGTATATACAATATTATCAGGGTACATATGAATTCATGCACACTACATATACTCATATATCTGATATACATACATATCTGAACGGAAATATATCTAAGTGTTATTGGTGATTATCTCAGGATAATAGGATTAcagtttttgctttcttctttacatttatttgtatttgctaAAGTTACAATGAATATATGTAAGGGTATCCTTGAGTCTATTACACTGCAGAATGTCAATAtaagtttgttctttttccccAAGTCTCCATCAAAAGACAGCTTCTTAATGGAAACCAGGCCCCAGGAAAGCCATCAGGAGATGACCTACACCATATGCAATGGTCTGGCAGCCACACCTGCCCTACTGCTCTTGGAGCATGCAGGAGGGGCACTTAGTTCTGGCAAAACTGAATCTTAAAATTCTTTGAGTCCTAACCAAGAGCCTTTTTAGACAACTTACTAGCCAATGAAGTAAAagcagaattgaaaaaaaatggattCAATGAGTCTCATAATAGAAAATAACCCACAACTTAGGTGCCTCTCCTGAGAGCAGTATAGAAAAACAGAACATAATCCTATTCCAGATCCTACAAATGTCTCAGCCAGGAACCTCACCCTACTGCTGTCCAGATCCACTAGCCACACATCATCAGGCATTTTAAAGTCCAGTTTGTAGAGGAAAAAGCTGGCAGGGACCCCAATGATGTATGGGGTTGGAGCCAGCAGCAGCtgtggaaaagagagagaggataagaaacaaagaataaaactTAGCATGATCAATTCCACTTAATGAGTCAGGATTTTTCTATATATGGAAGTTGAGGTCTACAATCCCTTTTCCAAAACTCTTCAAGGTTACATTATGTAACACCTGCAGCAAGGTTGGGGCCCACAGCCTATAATCATTAACATCAATAAAGCATTGGTTTTGCCACCAAAACAGTACTGGTCAGGTTAGATTTTGCTGATAAGTGATTGAGCACTAGTACTGACTGATGACTTCCTTGGGCACTGACTAAGCCCTCTCCCTCAgggagatgagaaatcagcacttaatcttattgggtatctcttgtatgtgattcattgcttttctcttgctgctctcagatttctctttgtctctgacattttgattagtatgtgtcttggagtaggtctattaggatttatttggATTGAAGTATGTTGTACTACTTGGACATGGAAaattatgtccttcaatagggctggacAGAGTTGGGAAGAGTAGAGGTGACAAAGCCAGAAAAGACTCACCTGCTCTGCTGATGCCATGCAGGTGGGAAGCAGTGGGATTACAGGAAACATATACTCCAGGGGGTAAATCATTGCCACGAATGCCATCACAGACATGGAGAGTGCATTGTAGTCTCGGGACTGTAGCACCATCTGCCACAAGCCATACCATAAGGATCACTCAAGAGTAGAATATAAGAAGTAGGAGAAAACACCTTCCAACACTGTACTTTAGTTTCTGTTCCACCATCCCTCCAGCTCTAGGAGCTCGGCTTCCACAATTACCAGTGCCCAATGCCCCAGCTGGCTTGCCACCTCCCAACCCAAGCACCACTGTCATCCTCTTGGGAATCACTCCTTTACTGTCCTAGTTCTTGTacacatacgcacacacacacccccaactCAGGATCACTCACTGAAACAGAACTTTTGATATTTTCAGAGAATTAGGTCAATAAAGTTAGGGATAATTCAACTGAGTAGCAAGCCTGTGAACATATTCCCACACAATACCAGTACCATAATTCAACCCACACCCACTGAGTACCTGCTGTATATCAGGCATCATGTTACCTCCTAGAGACGAAGCAATAAAAAATATGCAGAGATGCAAACTCTGTCTTGAAAGAACACATGGTCTAGCCTCTGCCATTCTTCAAAGCCCTTCCCCTAGAAAGCTGGCCCTCTCACCTTGTGCTCTAACAGGATGCAGGTTAGCACCTGAAGACAGGCGTCTACACCCAGAAGTTCCAAGGGAAGGTGTAATGGAAAATCCACTAGGGTGAATCGAGAGGGGTCTGGGAGAGCAAAGGTCAGAGCTGGCTGAAGCTCCTGGGGTAGGACCTCAATGTCCACTCGCTTCTGCCCAGAGATGGGTACTGGGGAGCGCAGTAGTCGATAGATCCAGGCCTcaatttctcgaaggtcatgcAGAAGGGCACTTGACTTCTCTTCCACAAGCAACGATCCAGTAAAAATGCGCCACATGGTGTCCCTGGAGAACAAACAGCAGGAAGAAGACACGTAAGCATCAGAGGCTGATACCCCACAGCAACCCAATATAATTAGAGGGAGTATTATGATGACAATTGGAAAAGGAGCATCAACAGGAAAGCCCACTCTTTTGGCTCAGACACTACCAGAGGTTATATATGAAGGAGTGAAAAAGTATGCAAAGAATGTATATgtgataaaatatttaggaataaatttaactaaggatgtaaaggacttgtacacagaaaactataaaacattactgaaagaaattaaaaaagatctaataaatgaaaggatatcccatgttcatggattggaaaattagATATTGTTAAAATGTTGTGATGGATTGAACTGCGCatcccagtttggacatgttcttggtcttggtagCATTCTGGTGGCTGTGGACTcactgtaaataagatctcttgggaagtggatgtggcttaagcagttgggtgcctgcctcctgcatgggaggtcccggattcagttcccagtaccgcctaaagaagataagacagcaaactgatgcgACAGctagctgatgcaaaaagatgatgcaacaagatgacacaacaagatgatgcaacgaagagacacaataaggaaaacaataagagacacaacaaccaGGAgcaggtggctcaagccattgggtgcctcccttccccatgggaagtccctggttcagtttctggtgcctcctaaaaagaagataagcacacaacaaacagacacagagagcagacagcaagagcaaaacaaaaaggggcaggggagaaaaacaaattaattaaataaattaaaaataaataaataaaataagatagcttcaagatgttacttcagttaagatgtggcccagctTAATCAGGTTGGGCTTAAACCggattgctggagtcctttataagcagtgGGAAAGTCAGACGGAGAAGGAAGCATGGGGAgtaaccagaagctggaagtcaatggaacccagaagagaaaggagaagatgccacggtatacattgccatgtgaaggaaaagtcaaggaacgagtattgccagcagccagcccctgcatgccacagtcttcaggcaGAATGATTGccttgccaataccttgattttggacttcacctagcctcaaaaccataagccaataaatccctattgCTAAGCCACCATATTataaggtatttgttttagcagttggaaaactaaaacagatgtcaattctacccaaagcaatttacagattcaatgctatACCATTCagaattccaatagccttctttgcaaaaatggaaaagccaatcagcaaattcatatggaagggtaaggggtcttaAATacccaaaatcatcttgaaaaagaacaaagccaGGGGATtcacactttccaatttcaaaacttattacaagctacagtaatcaaaacagtttggtactggcacaaggaaagacatacaaaccaatggaaatgaattaagagttcataaataaaccttcacattgatggtcaattgattttttacaagagtgttaagtccactcaatggggaaagaacagtttcttcaacaaatggtactgggaaaactggatatccaaaagcaaaataatgaaagtgtacccctacctcataccatatacaaaaattaactcaaaatggatcaaagacctaatataagaACTGAAACCATACTTGAAAAAAACACAGGAGCCATCTTCAGGATCTTATACTTGGCAACAGACTCTTAGACTTTACaccgaaagaaaaaatagataaattggatttcattaaatttaaaaaacttttgtgcatcagagGACATTATcataaagtaaaaagacaacctacagaatgtgagaaaatatttggaaactatatatctggTAAGGATTTAACATCAAGTGTTTATAAAGAaatactagggaagcagattggctcaactgataagagtgtctgcctaccatataggaggttcaggatttgaacccagggcctcctgacccatgtagtgagctggcccacactcagtgctgccatgcgcaag
Coding sequences:
- the MADD gene encoding MAP kinase-activating death domain protein isoform X43, which produces MVQKKKFCPRLLDYLVIVGARHPSSDSVAQTPELLRRYPLEDHTEFPLPPDVVFFCQPEGCLSVRQRRTSLRDDTSFVFTLTDKDTGVTRYGICVNFYRSFQKRMPKEKGEGGAGSRGKEGARVTCASDEVGTESSESGSSLQPPSADSTPDVNQSPRGRRRAKGGTRSRNSTLTSLCVLSHYPFFSTFRECLYTLKRLVDCCSERLLGKKLGIPRGVQRDTMWRIFTGSLLVEEKSSALLHDLREIEAWIYRLLRSPVPISGQKRVDIEVLPQELQPALTFALPDPSRFTLVDFPLHLPLELLGVDACLQVLTCILLEHKMVLQSRDYNALSMSVMAFVAMIYPLEYMFPVIPLLPTCMASAEQLLLAPTPYIIGVPASFFLYKLDFKMPDDVWLVDLDSSRVIAPTNAEVLPILPEPESLELKKHLKQALASMSLNTQPILNLEKFHEGQDIPLLLGRPSNDLQSTPSTEFNPLIYGNDVDSVDVATRVAMVRFFNSPNVLQGFQMHTRTLRLFPRPVVAFQAGSFLASRPRQTAFAEKLARTQAVEYFGEWILNPTNYAFQRIHNNMFDPALIGDKPKWYAHQLQPIHYRVYDSNSQMADALSMPPERASDSDPTDDSGSDSMDYDDSSSSYSSLGDFVSEMMKCDINGDTPNMDPLTHAALGDASEVEIDELQNQKEAEEPGPDGENTQENPPLRSSSSTTASSSPSTVIHGANSEPADSAEMDDKTAVGVSKPLPTVPPSIGKSNVDKHQTEIGEGSVRRPTYDNPYFEPQYGFPPEEDDEEQGESYTPRFSQHVNGNRAQKLLRPNSLKLASDSDAESDSRASSPTSTVSNNSTEGFGGIMSFASSLYRNHSTSFSLSNLTLPTKGAREKTTPFPSLKGNRRALVDQKSSVIKHSPTVKREPPSPQGRSSNSSENQQFLKEVVHSVLDGQGVGWLNMKKVRRLLESEQLRVFVLSKLNRTVQSEEDSRQDIIPDVEISRKVYKGMLDLLKCTVLSLEQSYAHAGLGGMASIFGLLEIAQTHYYSKEPDKRKRSPTESVSTPVGKDPGLTARGDPKTMAQLRVPQLGPWAPSTAGKGPKELDTRSLKEENFVASIGPEVIKPVFDLGETEEKKSQISADSGVSLTSGSQRTDADSVTGVSPAVMIRSSSQDSEVSNSSGETLGADSDLSSNAGDGPGGEGGAHLASSRGTLSDSEIETNAATSAIFGKAHGLKPGVKEKLVGSPVRSSEDVSQRVYLYEGLLGKERSTLWDQMQFWEDAFLDAVMLEREGMGMDQGPQEMIDRYLSLGEHDRKRLEDDEDRLLATLLHNLISYMLLMKVNKNDIRKKVRRLMGKSHIGLVYSQQINEVLDHLANLNGRDLSIRSSGSRHMKKQTFVVHAGTDTNGDIFFMEVCDDCVVLRSNIGTVYERWWYEKLINMTYCPKTKVLCLWRRNGSETQLNKFYTKKCRELYYCVKDSMERAAARQQSIKPGPELGGEFPVQDMKTGEGGLLQVTLEGINLKFMHNQFLKLKKW